The stretch of DNA ACGGCTCGCGCCTGCATCCGGATGCGCTCGGCGATGCGCTCGCCCAGCACTTCGCCAAAGCCAAGCACGGCGACGCACAGTGGGTCCTGATAGCGCATCAGCGGCTCGTCGATCCTTCGCCCGCGCATGGCGATGTCGCGCACGGCCTCGCGCACGCGCTTCTCCTCGAGATCGAGATCGCCCACGACGACGATCGGCTCGCCGACGCCCTCGGTGCGCAGGTTGACGCTTGCCGGGCCGCCGGCCTCCTGCGCGGCTGCGGAGCCCGGCCCGGCGGCAAGCCCGAGTGCGGCGGCCGCGATGATGGCCCTCGATGCGAAGTTCATGGACGTGTTCTCCCAACCCGGTGATCGCCCCCGGATGAGACACCATACCACGCCCGAGCCGCCTGAGAAGATTGCAAGACTTGCAAAGCCGAAGCGTCTTGGTTTCGCGCCTCATTGGCCGGTCTGACCGCTCCCCGACAGCTTCGCCTCGCAGGAATAGACCAGCCGCTCGTTGGGGCGTTCGGGCAGCAGCGCCATCACGGCCGACTGCTGTTCGGCGACGATCCGCGCCGCATCGGTGAGCCCACAGGCGGGCGGGTCGTAGGCATCGCGCACCCGGCGCGCTTCTTCCATCGCCTCGCGCCCGAGCAGGTAGCGATCGGTGCGGAAGGTGCGGGTGTCGGGATCGTATATGTTGACCGAGACCGCTTCCTCGTCGTCGGGAACGAAAACGCGGGTCCATTCGCCGTCCATCATGCCGTACTGGGTGCGCGAATTGACGCAGCCATCACCGACCCAGTCGAACTGCACGTCGTCGGTGCGCGCGGTCACGACCCGGCTGCGATCGGGCACCAGCGAACAGATCAGCGTCCCGTCCCGCGCGAGGCTGGCAGGCGGCCCGTCGCCGCTTCCCGGCTCCTGGCCGCCGGGGGCTTCCTCCATCGCCGCTGCGGCCCGGTCTTCGACTTCGGCGAAGCCGGGCCGGGTAATCCAAACCAGAACTGCGCCGATCAGCGCCGCCCCTGCGATCCCCGCAGCGGCGAGCGCGGGCGTCTGGCTGGTTTCGCCGACCAGGGCGCGGCGGCGCAATTGCGCCGCCATGAAGCCCGCCCCGCCGCCCAGCAGCAGCAGCAACGCCGCGATGGCCATCGCGTTCTCGCGTTCCTCGCTCACCGCCAGAAGCGCGGCGATTCGCGCCTTTTCGCGGGCCTCGCGCAGTTGCTGTTCGCGCGCCTGCAGCTTTGCCCGCGCTTCGGCCCGCTGCGCCTCGAAGCGGGCGCGCTCGGCCGCGTTCAATTCGTCGATCGAACGGCATGGAAGGGCGTTGATCCGCGGGTCGATCTCGTTGGCGCGCAGGAAGGGAAGCAATTCGCGCAAGCTGACCGCGAAATAGAACTCCGCGTCCGACCCGTCCGAATCTGCCCCGAAGGAATTGACTCCCAGCACCCGCCCGCACCCGTCGAGCAGCGGCCCGCCCGAATTCCCGCGCGCGATGGGGGCGGTGTGGAGGATGGTGTCGAACTGCCGGCTCGGTCGCTCGCCCGAGAGGAACCCGCGGCTCTTGACCGGCGGCTGGGCGCGGAAGATGTCGCCGAGGTCGAGTCCCTGCGCGAGATCGACATTCATCGGATACCCGACCGCTGAAACCTCGCCCATGCCGCGCGGGACTTCCCCCGAGAAGGTCAAGGGCGGCAGGCGTAGCGATCCGTCGACGATCTCGACCAGGGCAAGGTCGTTGCGCGGCGACACCGCGACCGGCCTCGCATAGGCGCCGTCGTCGCCCTCGCTCGGGACAATCCCGATGCGCAAGCCGTCGTCCTGCAGCGCCTCGCGGATGACGTGGGCATTGGTGACGATCATGCTGGGCGTGACGGCGAAGCCGCTGCCATGAGTGACGGGGACGAGTTCCTCCCCGTCACGCGCTATCAGCACCACGCGCACGACCCCGCGCGCGGCGGCGTCGATGTCGCCCGGGTCGGCTGCGGCCGGTCGGGGCGCAACCAGCAGGCACAGAAGGGCAAGGAGCGCGCAGGCCGCATGGGCGGCGCGTAGCGAGGCGATCCGGGGGGGAGGGGCAAGCGGGGCGTGCATCGCATTCGTGCTTGCGCCATTCGGTCGCCGCGTTCAATCCCGTAGCGGAATTTGCGGGAGGGAAAGCGAAATGGTGCGAGAGATTTCAGTCGACTTGCGGTGCGGGCTGCGTGGCCGCGCAGGCATCATGGCGAAAGCAGCGCTTCCCCTGCTAAGCCTGTTCGCCGCCGCGCCGGCGCTGGCGCAGCCGCAGCCGCAGCCTAAGGACAGCGTCGCCTTCACCATCGACGGCCAGGCTTATGAATTCGCCTTGCCGGAGGATTTCTGCCTGCCCGATGCCCGGCAGCAGGCGGTTGCGCGCTCGATCGCCGCGCTCGATCCGCAGAACGACACGATGGTACACGTCTACCACTGCGCGCCGGACAACGAAGATTACATCATCGTCAAGGTCCAGAAACAGCGCCAGCGATTGCCTTGGGACAACGCCACGTTCCTCGAGATGGCCGAGCAGCATTTCTCCTCCGAATTCGGCCGCGCGATGCTCGAGGACGAAGCCGAAGAGGCCGGATCCGCCGTCAACCGCGGCGCCGAAGGCCAGATGAAGATATCCGGATCGACCATGGGCTATGCCGGACGCGACGCGGTCTGCGCCTACCTGCGAGGCGTGACGACTGTCGAGGACGCAGGCGGTGCGGTAACGGTCCGGTCGAGTTCCTGCATGACGCTGAAGGGCGGCTACCTGCTCGCGGTCCACGCCTATGGGCTTGCCGAGGAAGGGACCGAATTCGACCTGCTGGCCCGGCGCAGCCTGGCGGCGGCGGAAGGGATCGAGGTGCGCGCGGCCGAATAGCGCCGAGGCCGCATCAATGGGAGAACGGGCGTGGTGCGTTCGGATGCAGCTGGCCGGAATGAAGTTATCCATTGGGCGGTGCTGGACACATCGCTCGGCGCGATGCTGGTCGGCGCGACCGAGCGGGGAGTGTGCTGCCTTGCCTTCGGGCGGGGCGAGGCCGAACTCGCCGCGCGTTTCCCGCGGGCGCGGCTGGTTCCGGCGGGCGAGGCGTTTCGCGGCCTGTTCGGCGAGGTTCTCGCTGCAGTAGAGGCACCCGGGCCGGGAGCAACCGCGCTCCCGCTCGATATTCGCGGCACCGCATTTCAGCAGCGCGTCTGGGAGGAACTTCGCCGCATACCGGTGGGCGAGACACGTTCCTATGGCGAACTCGCCGCCGTGCTCGGCAAGCCGGGTGCGAGCCGCGCGGTGGGCGGGGCGAACGGCGCCAACCGGATCGCGGTGCTGATCCCCTGCCACCGGGTGATCGCCGCAGATGGCACCCTGGGCGGCTATGCCTATGGCACGGCGATCAAGCGCGAATTGCTGCGCCGCGAGGGCGCCGGTTGAGCGCAAAAGAAAGGGCGCGCGAGGCCGTGCGGCCTCCCGCGCCCTCGCGCCTTATCGGGGTCTCGGGGGTCAGCGCGGCATATTGGTCTCGAGCCGCTTCATATGGTCGAGGTGGCCCTCGATCACCGGCGAGACTTCGGTCGCGAATCCGCGCAGAACCTGGCAGTCGCCCTCGTCTCGGTAATTGTGCATCAGCTTGGCGGCCTCCTCGTGCGCCATGACCTGCTGCCCCAGGTAGGTCCGGTCGAATTCCTCGCTCGGCGCCTCGCGCAGGTGGTCGATCATCTTTTCGCGGCGCTTGTCGAGTGCGTTCGGCACGTCCGAGCTTTCCGCCTTGGGTGACTGCCGTACCGCGGTCTCGAGCTTGGCAGAGCTGTCGGTGTGATCGTCGATCATCTTCTGCGCCGCCTCGCGCACGGTCGGGTTCTGGGTCCGGTCGAGTGCGATGCGGCTCGACTCGATCTCGTACATGTCGCTGATCGCGGCTGCCTCGGCGAAGTCAGGCGCCTTGCTGGTGGTCGAGGCCGAAGCCTGGCCGACCATGCCGCCGGCGGCATCGACCGCCTTGTTGAGCGTGTGCTTGACGCCGCCCGCTTCGTCGTCGTGGGTCCGGCCTGTCGTGGTGTTCGTGTCGTTCGCCATATCATCCTCCTCTCAGGAAATTCGCAGGGGTTTAGTTGACGAAATACGTCCACTAGGGCCCCGTTCCGCGAATCGAGACGAGTTCCGGCGAGTTGTGAGGTAGGATTGCCAAGTCGTTGACAAGGATAATATTTATTAGTCCGAGGTTGGCATTTCGCCCGCTTCGGCAAGCGCTGCGTTGTAATAGCGGTCATCGCCCGTCACCTCGGTCCCGCACCAGTCGGGTGGAACGATGTCCTCGCCGTTTTCGCCCAGTTCTATTTCCGCAAGGACCAGCCCCTCGAGCGCGCCTTCGAACACGTCGATCTCCCACTCCCGACCGTTCGCGGCGGGCACGAGATGGCGGGTCTTGGCAAGCACGCGGGTCGCGGCGAGGGCGAGCATCGCCTCGGCTTCGTCCACCGGCACGCCGTATTCGAACTCGGCGCGATCCTCCTCGGCCCCGGCGGACTTGATCGTCAGCTTCGCCTCCTTTCCGCCCGCGACGATCCGCACCCGGACCTGCGCGCGATCGGTCAGCGCCAGGTAAGCCTGACGCACCCGCTTCGCCTCGCTTGCCGTATCGCGCCAGCCGTCGCCGACGACGAGAAACTTGCGTTCGATCTCGCGCGGGGGCTGGTCAGGCGGCATTGCT from Erythrobacter sp. encodes:
- a CDS encoding trypsin-like peptidase domain-containing protein; amino-acid sequence: MHAPLAPPPRIASLRAAHAACALLALLCLLVAPRPAAADPGDIDAAARGVVRVVLIARDGEELVPVTHGSGFAVTPSMIVTNAHVIREALQDDGLRIGIVPSEGDDGAYARPVAVSPRNDLALVEIVDGSLRLPPLTFSGEVPRGMGEVSAVGYPMNVDLAQGLDLGDIFRAQPPVKSRGFLSGERPSRQFDTILHTAPIARGNSGGPLLDGCGRVLGVNSFGADSDGSDAEFYFAVSLRELLPFLRANEIDPRINALPCRSIDELNAAERARFEAQRAEARAKLQAREQQLREAREKARIAALLAVSEERENAMAIAALLLLLGGGAGFMAAQLRRRALVGETSQTPALAAAGIAGAALIGAVLVWITRPGFAEVEDRAAAAMEEAPGGQEPGSGDGPPASLARDGTLICSLVPDRSRVVTARTDDVQFDWVGDGCVNSRTQYGMMDGEWTRVFVPDDEEAVSVNIYDPDTRTFRTDRYLLGREAMEEARRVRDAYDPPACGLTDAARIVAEQQSAVMALLPERPNERLVYSCEAKLSGSGQTGQ
- a CDS encoding DUF4142 domain-containing protein, producing MANDTNTTTGRTHDDEAGGVKHTLNKAVDAAGGMVGQASASTTSKAPDFAEAAAISDMYEIESSRIALDRTQNPTVREAAQKMIDDHTDSSAKLETAVRQSPKAESSDVPNALDKRREKMIDHLREAPSEEFDRTYLGQQVMAHEEAAKLMHNYRDEGDCQVLRGFATEVSPVIEGHLDHMKRLETNMPR
- a CDS encoding CYTH domain-containing protein; translated protein: MPPDQPPREIERKFLVVGDGWRDTASEAKRVRQAYLALTDRAQVRVRIVAGGKEAKLTIKSAGAEEDRAEFEYGVPVDEAEAMLALAATRVLAKTRHLVPAANGREWEIDVFEGALEGLVLAEIELGENGEDIVPPDWCGTEVTGDDRYYNAALAEAGEMPTSD